A single genomic interval of Lacrimispora sphenoides JCM 1415 harbors:
- the alr gene encoding alanine racemase: MKLYSRVYETVDLDAIRHNMEAMKANLKEGTRIIGVVKSDGYGHGAVPVAWAMDSYVWGYAVATVEEGVILRKHGIKKPILVLGVVPYEGYSLLVEYGISSSVFQLKRAERLSTLAEKAGKKAVIHLVVDTGMSRIGYPVTEEAAEEAVKICGLPGIEVEGLFTHFAKADERDKSATDKQIEKYQTFVTILSDRGITIPVLHCSNSAGILDLQRANFHAVRAGISIYGIYPSGEVDRETVSLLPAMELKSFISYIKKIEPGTSVSYGGTFTADREMTIATIPVGYGDGYSRNLSGKGEVLIRGQRARILGRICMDQFMVDVTGIKGAEEEDEVVLIGRQGNEEITVEELAAAGGGFHYEIVCDIGKRVPRVYLENGRVIGTKDYFNDCYEGFCKG; the protein is encoded by the coding sequence ATGAAATTATACAGCAGGGTTTATGAAACAGTAGATCTAGATGCCATCCGCCACAACATGGAGGCCATGAAGGCAAATCTAAAGGAAGGGACCAGGATAATCGGCGTTGTAAAATCAGACGGATACGGACACGGAGCGGTTCCGGTAGCCTGGGCCATGGATTCTTATGTGTGGGGATATGCGGTTGCCACCGTGGAAGAAGGCGTAATTTTAAGAAAACACGGAATCAAAAAGCCTATTTTGGTCCTTGGCGTAGTACCTTATGAAGGATACAGTCTTTTGGTAGAATATGGGATCAGTTCATCCGTATTTCAGCTTAAACGGGCGGAACGTCTGTCCACTCTGGCGGAAAAGGCGGGAAAAAAGGCAGTGATACACCTGGTGGTGGATACAGGCATGAGCCGGATCGGATATCCGGTCACAGAGGAGGCTGCAGAGGAGGCGGTGAAGATCTGCGGCCTTCCGGGAATTGAAGTGGAAGGGTTGTTCACTCATTTTGCAAAGGCAGATGAAAGGGATAAGAGCGCCACAGATAAACAGATAGAAAAGTACCAAACGTTCGTAACCATTCTTTCTGACAGGGGGATCACGATCCCTGTCCTTCACTGCTCCAACAGCGCCGGAATCCTGGACCTTCAGAGGGCCAACTTTCATGCAGTACGGGCCGGAATATCCATCTACGGCATTTATCCGTCAGGAGAGGTTGACAGGGAAACGGTCAGTCTTCTGCCTGCGATGGAATTAAAAAGCTTTATTTCTTACATAAAAAAAATAGAGCCGGGAACTTCTGTAAGCTATGGAGGAACCTTTACCGCTGACCGGGAGATGACGATCGCCACGATTCCCGTAGGATATGGCGACGGGTATTCAAGAAATCTTTCCGGCAAAGGGGAAGTACTCATAAGGGGGCAGCGTGCCAGGATATTAGGGCGCATTTGCATGGACCAGTTCATGGTAGATGTGACCGGAATAAAAGGCGCAGAGGAAGAGGATGAGGTGGTTTTGATCGGCAGGCAGGGAAACGAAGAGATTACGGTAGAAGAGCTGGCTGCGGCCGGAGGCGGCTTCCATTATGAAATCGTCTGTGACATAGGCAAACGGGTGCCCCGGGTTTACCTTGAAAACGGCCGGGTCATAGGTACGAAAGATTATTTCAACGATTGTTATGAAGGGTTTTGCAAGGGCTGA
- a CDS encoding type II toxin-antitoxin system PemK/MazF family toxin: MIIRRGDIYYADLRPVVGSEQGGIRPVLIIQNDIGNKHSPTVICAAITSRMNKAKLPTHVELDTKKCDMIKDSVILLEQLRTIDKQRLKEKICHIDDELQQEVDCALRVSLELDT; this comes from the coding sequence GTGATTATCAGACGTGGAGACATTTATTATGCTGATTTAAGGCCGGTAGTAGGCTCTGAGCAGGGCGGGATCCGCCCGGTTCTTATTATACAGAACGACATAGGCAATAAACATAGCCCTACTGTGATCTGTGCGGCAATTACATCAAGAATGAATAAGGCAAAGCTTCCCACCCATGTGGAGCTGGATACAAAAAAATGCGATATGATAAAAGATTCGGTGATTCTTTTAGAGCAGCTTCGCACCATTGATAAGCAGAGGCTGAAAGAGAAGATTTGTCATATCGACGATGAACTTCAGCAGGAAGTGGACTGTGCATTAAGGGTGAGCCTGGAACTGGATACATAG
- a CDS encoding hemolysin family protein: MDDGNPLIRVIIFIAFIVLDAIFYGFGSAIQNVNTSELEHQMEEGSKKAGQLLHIVNRPTRFVNTIQITTNLIGMVTGAFVLEQLGARLGTVLTRDGAYPNQWISLLSLLLVSVVLIVLLISFGIIIPKRCAAENPEKWGYRMLPVVSLIMIPLIPFTWLANVVAYFVLKLFGIDMASDNENVTEEDIMSMVNEGHEQGVLEAREAEMITNIFELNDKEAGDIMTHRKNLVALDGEITLREAVNFILKEGFNSRYPIYKKDVDDIIGILHMKDALIAVENKRNASRQLWEIEGLLREAHFIPETRNIDTLFKEMQSRKIHMVIVVDEYGQTAGIVTMEDILEEIVGNIMDEYDVDEEYIVPSDDGSYVINGMTPLDEVERALNIEFDEEDYDSYDTINGLLISRLDRIPQEGEETEVSILGYCFKILRVENKIIHTIRVRKEQPEEEHEEEQELRHIEAREEFSDIKM; the protein is encoded by the coding sequence ATGGACGATGGCAATCCGCTTATACGCGTGATTATTTTTATTGCTTTTATCGTATTAGACGCTATTTTTTATGGGTTTGGATCAGCAATCCAAAACGTGAATACAAGCGAACTGGAGCATCAGATGGAGGAAGGAAGTAAAAAGGCCGGTCAGCTGTTACATATAGTTAACAGACCGACCAGATTTGTAAATACGATACAAATCACCACAAATTTAATCGGTATGGTAACCGGGGCTTTTGTTTTAGAGCAGCTGGGAGCAAGGCTTGGGACCGTCTTAACAAGAGACGGGGCTTATCCCAACCAATGGATATCCCTTTTAAGTCTGTTGTTAGTTTCTGTTGTACTGATCGTGCTTTTGATCAGCTTTGGTATCATTATTCCAAAACGCTGTGCGGCAGAGAACCCTGAAAAATGGGGTTATCGTATGCTGCCTGTAGTATCCCTCATCATGATACCCCTTATCCCCTTTACCTGGCTGGCAAATGTGGTGGCTTACTTTGTCCTGAAGCTGTTTGGAATCGATATGGCATCAGATAATGAGAACGTTACGGAAGAAGACATCATGTCCATGGTGAACGAGGGCCATGAACAGGGCGTTTTAGAGGCCAGAGAAGCGGAGATGATTACAAACATCTTCGAACTGAATGATAAGGAAGCCGGAGATATTATGACCCACCGAAAGAATCTGGTCGCTTTGGATGGCGAGATTACTCTTCGGGAGGCAGTGAATTTCATCCTGAAAGAGGGATTTAATTCCCGTTATCCGATTTACAAAAAGGATGTGGATGACATTATCGGGATCCTTCATATGAAGGATGCTCTTATTGCTGTAGAAAATAAAAGGAATGCATCCCGCCAGCTATGGGAGATCGAAGGGCTTCTCAGAGAAGCTCATTTCATTCCGGAAACCAGGAATATTGATACTCTGTTTAAGGAAATGCAGTCCAGAAAGATCCATATGGTAATCGTAGTAGATGAATACGGGCAGACAGCGGGTATTGTGACAATGGAAGATATTTTGGAAGAGATTGTGGGCAATATCATGGATGAATATGATGTGGATGAAGAATACATTGTCCCCTCAGATGACGGTTCCTATGTAATCAACGGCATGACTCCTTTGGATGAAGTGGAAAGGGCCTTGAATATTGAGTTTGATGAGGAGGATTATGACTCCTATGATACCATCAACGGCTTGCTGATTTCCAGGCTGGACCGGATTCCCCAGGAAGGGGAAGAGACAGAGGTGTCTATTCTTGGATATTGTTTTAAGATCCTTCGTGTGGAAAATAAGATCATTCATACCATCCGGGTTCGGAAAGAGCAGCCGGAAGAGGAACATGAGGAAGAACAGGAGCTTAGACATATTGAGGCTCGTGAGGAATTCTCGGACATAAAAATGTAA
- a CDS encoding YebC/PmpR family DNA-binding transcriptional regulator, translating into MSGHSKFANIKHKKERNDAAKGKVFTILGRELAVAVKEGGPDPANNSKLRDIIAKAKANNMPNDTIDRGIKKAAGDAGSVNYETITYEGYGPNGVAIIVDTLTDNKNRTAANVRNAFTKGGGNVGTPGCVSFMFDKKGQIIIDKEECEMDPDELMMVSLDAGAEDFSEEEDSFEIITAPEEFSAVREALETAGIPMVEADVTMIPQTWVELTDEDSIKKMNRIMDLLDVEDDVQATYHNWSE; encoded by the coding sequence ATGTCAGGACATTCAAAGTTCGCGAATATTAAACACAAAAAAGAGAGAAACGATGCGGCTAAAGGCAAGGTTTTTACTATCCTCGGAAGAGAATTGGCGGTAGCGGTGAAAGAAGGCGGACCAGACCCTGCAAACAATAGTAAACTCCGTGATATTATCGCAAAGGCAAAAGCCAATAATATGCCAAACGATACCATTGACCGCGGCATTAAAAAAGCAGCCGGCGATGCAGGCTCCGTTAATTATGAGACAATTACATACGAAGGATACGGCCCTAACGGGGTTGCGATCATCGTAGATACGCTGACAGACAACAAGAACCGGACTGCAGCAAACGTAAGAAATGCATTTACAAAAGGCGGCGGCAATGTGGGAACTCCTGGCTGCGTGTCCTTTATGTTTGATAAAAAGGGCCAGATCATCATTGATAAGGAAGAATGTGAGATGGATCCGGATGAACTGATGATGGTTTCCCTGGATGCAGGGGCCGAAGATTTTTCGGAAGAAGAGGACAGCTTTGAAATAATTACCGCACCTGAGGAATTCAGCGCAGTGCGTGAGGCATTAGAGACCGCAGGCATCCCCATGGTGGAAGCAGACGTTACCATGATTCCTCAGACATGGGTGGAACTGACGGATGAAGATTCCATTAAGAAGATGAACCGGATTATGGATCTTCTTGATGTGGAGGATGACGTACAGGCCACTTACCATAACTGGAGTGAATAA
- a CDS encoding GNAT family N-acetyltransferase — MDSDRLYRVKKEDVEKLKELLTECFAGDPLYCRLIPDGKTRSRLLPELFECDMEEFLETCEIYADSPDINGILVVDDESQPYNAFHYYLAEAAALLKTDGYLIKEDPSLKTFWNFFQGREYLNSSWTDRLNQEKRLHLIYLAVRPAMQHHGISSLLLREAIDYADKNKLMISLETHNVSNVKFYEHFGFKVFSIVEKRFRLKQYCMVRDIK, encoded by the coding sequence ATGGATAGCGACCGATTGTACCGGGTTAAAAAAGAAGATGTGGAGAAATTAAAGGAACTGCTGACTGAATGCTTTGCCGGAGATCCGCTTTATTGCAGGTTGATCCCTGACGGGAAGACCAGGAGCCGTCTGCTCCCGGAATTATTTGAATGTGATATGGAGGAATTTTTAGAGACTTGCGAAATATATGCTGACAGTCCGGATATTAACGGGATCCTTGTGGTGGATGATGAATCTCAGCCTTATAATGCCTTTCATTACTATCTGGCAGAAGCAGCCGCCCTTTTAAAAACGGACGGCTATCTGATCAAGGAGGACCCTTCTTTAAAAACATTCTGGAACTTTTTTCAGGGCAGGGAGTATTTGAATTCCAGCTGGACGGACCGTCTTAACCAGGAGAAACGGCTGCATCTTATTTACCTGGCTGTACGGCCTGCCATGCAGCATCATGGAATTTCCTCTCTTCTTTTAAGGGAAGCCATTGACTACGCAGATAAAAATAAGCTCATGATTTCCCTGGAAACACATAATGTAAGCAATGTAAAATTTTATGAACATTTCGGTTTTAAGGTTTTCAGTATTGTGGAAAAGCGTTTTCGTTTAAAACAGTACTGCATGGTCCGGGATATAAAATAG
- a CDS encoding GNAT family N-acetyltransferase, which translates to MNIIRTKTPSETQISDLLHLQDACRKHDHISLTFPMEEECIFFLLYEEDSLLSALCAFFNENGDYECCAYTLPLNRRCGYFMMLLEELLKETGDNDLIFPAEETCKDTALTLNAIGADLWYQEHLMELTSSDFLKTGLVKNNRFSESLTLSMTRGNKEEPSLCTFLIDDSPVGFCYLDFRGQSTSYFYGFEITENLRNQGLGGACLSLLLETCFLRPGPENLKKISLQVSGQNGPALALYKKAGFQITESLSYYIY; encoded by the coding sequence ATGAATATTATACGAACGAAAACCCCCAGCGAAACGCAAATCAGTGACTTGCTCCACTTGCAGGATGCCTGCAGAAAGCATGACCATATTTCTCTTACATTTCCCATGGAAGAAGAATGTATTTTTTTCTTATTATACGAAGAAGATAGCCTCTTATCCGCTCTTTGTGCATTTTTTAATGAAAACGGAGACTATGAATGCTGCGCTTATACCCTTCCGTTAAACAGGCGGTGCGGATATTTCATGATGCTTCTGGAAGAGCTGTTGAAGGAGACGGGAGACAATGATCTGATTTTTCCTGCAGAGGAAACCTGCAAAGATACTGCCCTGACCCTTAACGCCATAGGAGCCGATCTTTGGTATCAGGAACATTTAATGGAGCTTACTTCTTCTGATTTTTTGAAAACCGGTCTGGTAAAGAACAACCGTTTTTCTGAGTCTCTTACGCTCTCCATGACCCGCGGTAATAAAGAGGAACCTTCCCTTTGTACCTTTCTGATAGATGACAGCCCTGTGGGCTTTTGTTATCTTGATTTCAGAGGACAGTCTACCTCCTATTTTTACGGGTTTGAAATTACCGAAAATTTACGGAACCAGGGGCTCGGTGGCGCCTGTCTCTCTCTGCTTTTGGAAACCTGTTTTTTAAGGCCCGGGCCAGAAAATCTTAAAAAGATTTCTCTTCAGGTGTCCGGCCAGAACGGTCCTGCTCTGGCCTTATATAAAAAGGCAGGCTTCCAAATTACGGAAAGCCTGTCCTATTATATTTATTAA
- the pepF gene encoding oligoendopeptidase F, whose amino-acid sequence MKKREEIPVCDTWNLADILPSESAWEDLFRETERSLSGYKRYEGHLADSGEMLFSCLKFDEEISLKIETLFVYAKQKSDEDTGNARYQEFSSRARSLSYEAAGLSSFLIPEILEMTEETLDHYRKNTAELTRYDRTLEIILKKKAHTLSAPMEALLAKSMEATSAPSEIFNMFNNADVKFPEIMDEKNQPVRITHGNYVALMEKQDRRVRKSAFEALYSVYGQFGNTLAATFSSNVKQAAFYAKARNYPSARAHSLGENEIPEEVYDNLLNAVHEGLSSLHGYVSVRKKALGVDELHMYDLYVPMVSREERKYTFEEAKAMVLEGLKPLGEDYLSLLREGFNNRWIDVYENEGKRSGAYSWGVYGIHPYVLLNFNGTLDSVFTLAHEMGHALHSWFSDKNQTYIDAGYKIFVAEVASTCNEALLIRHLLETTSDKKERTYLVNHFMDSFRGTLYRQAMFAEFEAETHRRAGEGEVLTAEVLCRIYHRLNEEYFGPDMVVDQEIDYEWSRIPHFYTPFYVYQYATGFSAAIAISSRILKGDEKTVKGYYEFLSGGNSMTPIDLLKLCGVDMGTAEPVKDALQVFAGLLEEMSRLI is encoded by the coding sequence TTGAAAAAGAGAGAAGAAATACCGGTTTGCGATACCTGGAACCTGGCGGACATTCTGCCGTCTGAGAGTGCATGGGAGGATCTGTTCCGTGAAACAGAACGCTCGCTTTCAGGTTATAAAAGATATGAAGGACATCTGGCAGATTCAGGCGAGATGCTTTTTTCCTGTCTGAAGTTTGATGAGGAGATATCCCTAAAGATTGAAACACTGTTTGTATACGCAAAGCAGAAATCCGATGAGGATACAGGCAATGCCAGATATCAGGAATTTTCCTCAAGGGCAAGGTCCCTTTCCTATGAGGCAGCAGGGCTGTCTTCATTTTTGATACCGGAAATCCTGGAAATGACGGAGGAGACCCTTGACCATTACCGGAAGAATACGGCTGAGCTTACACGTTATGACAGAACCTTGGAAATTATTTTAAAGAAGAAGGCCCATACGCTGTCAGCTCCTATGGAAGCCTTGCTGGCAAAGTCCATGGAAGCCACCTCCGCCCCTTCGGAAATCTTTAATATGTTTAATAATGCGGACGTGAAGTTTCCTGAAATCATGGATGAAAAGAATCAGCCTGTCAGGATCACCCATGGAAATTATGTTGCCCTTATGGAAAAGCAGGACAGAAGGGTAAGAAAATCCGCGTTTGAGGCCCTGTACAGCGTCTATGGACAGTTTGGCAACACTTTGGCTGCTACTTTTTCTTCCAATGTGAAACAGGCGGCTTTTTACGCAAAGGCAAGAAATTATCCCTCTGCCAGAGCTCATTCCCTTGGGGAGAATGAGATTCCGGAGGAAGTGTATGACAATCTCTTGAATGCGGTTCATGAGGGCCTGTCCAGTCTCCATGGATATGTATCCGTAAGAAAGAAGGCCCTTGGAGTGGATGAGCTGCATATGTATGACCTATATGTGCCCATGGTATCAAGGGAAGAACGTAAATATACTTTTGAGGAAGCCAAGGCCATGGTGTTAGAAGGCCTTAAGCCACTGGGAGAGGACTATTTATCCCTTTTAAGAGAAGGCTTTAATAACCGGTGGATCGACGTATATGAAAATGAAGGAAAGCGGAGCGGTGCTTATTCCTGGGGTGTTTACGGGATCCATCCCTATGTATTGTTAAACTTTAACGGAACTCTTGACAGTGTCTTTACTCTGGCTCATGAGATGGGGCATGCCCTCCACAGCTGGTTTTCCGATAAGAACCAGACTTATATAGATGCAGGATACAAGATCTTTGTAGCGGAGGTGGCATCTACCTGTAACGAGGCGCTGCTCATCCGGCATTTATTGGAAACCACGTCAGATAAAAAGGAACGGACATACCTTGTGAATCATTTTATGGACAGTTTCCGGGGGACTCTTTACCGGCAGGCCATGTTTGCGGAGTTTGAAGCAGAGACCCATCGCCGTGCAGGGGAAGGAGAGGTGCTTACTGCCGAGGTTCTTTGCAGAATATACCACCGGCTGAATGAGGAATATTTTGGCCCGGACATGGTGGTTGACCAGGAAATCGATTATGAATGGTCCAGAATTCCGCATTTTTACACACCATTTTACGTATACCAGTATGCCACAGGGTTCTCGGCTGCCATTGCCATCAGCAGCAGGATTCTTAAGGGAGATGAGAAGACGGTCAAGGGATATTATGAATTTTTAAGCGGCGGAAATTCTATGACTCCTATAGACTTGTTAAAGCTCTGCGGCGTTGACATGGGGACAGCAGAACCGGTGAAGGATGCACTCCAGGTGTTTGCCGGGCTTTTGGAGGAAATGAGCCGGCTTATTTAA
- a CDS encoding nitroreductase family protein, whose product MNLYQMIFKRRSIRKFKKEQVPKQLLKDIIYFGDNIPRLHGDIQIKLEISENMEEHLPVKGLWKVEAPYYLVFYSEEKDGYLVNAGYVLEHVLLYMTGKGLGTCYLGSTKVPEPGPAGMKQVIIVAFGYPKTLLYRDPATAKRLPLKELCVFKEEAGESMKNILKAVRLAPSAMNTQPWRFIVYHDKIYVFSCREFLPSSSLVSMREISTGIMLSHLTIAAEEMWINVKLEAEEAMEKKSYKSGAYVTTAFLKEYKC is encoded by the coding sequence ATGAATCTGTATCAGATGATATTTAAAAGAAGATCGATCAGGAAGTTTAAGAAGGAACAAGTCCCGAAGCAGCTGCTAAAGGATATCATTTATTTTGGGGACAATATACCAAGGCTGCACGGGGATATTCAGATTAAGCTGGAAATAAGTGAAAATATGGAAGAGCATCTGCCTGTTAAGGGATTGTGGAAGGTAGAGGCGCCTTATTATCTGGTATTTTATTCTGAGGAGAAGGATGGGTATCTGGTAAATGCAGGATATGTGCTGGAGCATGTTCTTTTATATATGACCGGAAAAGGACTAGGCACCTGTTATCTCGGGAGTACCAAGGTTCCGGAGCCAGGGCCGGCAGGAATGAAGCAGGTGATCATAGTTGCCTTTGGTTATCCAAAGACCCTGCTTTACCGGGATCCTGCAACAGCAAAACGGCTTCCTTTAAAGGAATTATGCGTATTTAAGGAAGAGGCCGGAGAATCCATGAAAAATATTTTAAAGGCTGTCCGCCTCGCTCCGTCGGCCATGAATACCCAGCCCTGGCGCTTTATCGTTTATCATGACAAAATCTATGTGTTTTCCTGCAGGGAATTCCTGCCGTCGTCTTCTCTTGTATCCATGCGGGAGATCAGCACCGGGATTATGCTTTCTCATTTAACCATTGCTGCGGAAGAGATGTGGATTAATGTGAAACTGGAAGCAGAGGAAGCCATGGAGAAAAAGTCTTATAAAAGCGGGGCATATGTGACTACGGCATTTTTGAAAGAGTATAAATGCTGA
- a CDS encoding Hsp20/alpha crystallin family protein: MLLTRRNSLFDEFFNDPFFTDAYHNRQSLMKTDIEDNGNDYVIDIELPGYKKEEVQAELKEGYLTICAETVSENEVKDQKNYIRRERYRGSVKRSFYVGTGLKQEDIKASFENGILKLVVPKEAPKQIEENNYITIE; the protein is encoded by the coding sequence ATGTTATTAACAAGAAGAAATAGTTTATTTGATGAATTTTTCAATGACCCGTTCTTTACGGATGCATATCACAACAGACAGTCCCTGATGAAAACCGACATTGAGGACAACGGAAACGACTATGTCATTGATATCGAGCTTCCAGGCTATAAAAAAGAGGAAGTGCAGGCCGAATTAAAAGAAGGATATCTGACCATATGTGCAGAAACTGTTTCCGAAAATGAGGTAAAGGACCAGAAAAACTATATCCGCAGGGAACGCTACAGAGGCTCTGTAAAGAGAAGCTTCTATGTAGGCACCGGCCTGAAACAGGAAGATATCAAGGCATCTTTTGAAAACGGCATCTTGAAGCTTGTCGTTCCGAAAGAAGCGCCAAAACAGATCGAAGAAAACAACTATATCACCATTGAGTAA
- a CDS encoding YkgJ family cysteine cluster protein: MKREIDWKEISDGKLYSLNDMVKADCGDCKGCSACCQGMGQSVTLDPLDCFRLTVNLNCTLEELLAEKLELHVVDGIVLPNLKMGGNEERCGFLNQEGRCGIHSFRPGICRLFPLGRIYDEKGFQYFLQVHECRRENRAKVKVRKWIDTPDAKRYEKFVSDWHFFLKRLERKLEEDGDQTLANKISMYVLKQFYLVPYDRDQDFFDQFGKRLEASSFL, from the coding sequence ATGAAACGGGAAATCGATTGGAAAGAGATCTCAGATGGGAAATTATATAGCTTAAATGATATGGTAAAGGCGGATTGCGGCGACTGCAAAGGCTGCTCGGCATGCTGCCAGGGGATGGGGCAGTCGGTTACCCTGGATCCCCTTGACTGTTTCCGGCTGACGGTAAATCTTAATTGTACTCTGGAGGAACTGCTGGCTGAGAAGCTGGAACTTCATGTGGTGGATGGAATCGTGCTTCCAAACTTAAAAATGGGTGGAAATGAGGAAAGGTGCGGCTTTTTAAACCAGGAAGGGCGATGCGGGATTCATAGCTTCCGGCCGGGGATCTGCCGCCTGTTCCCCTTAGGGCGGATCTATGATGAGAAGGGATTTCAATATTTTCTCCAGGTACATGAGTGCAGGAGAGAAAACAGGGCAAAGGTCAAGGTGCGCAAATGGATTGATACCCCTGATGCAAAGCGGTATGAAAAGTTTGTGTCTGACTGGCATTTCTTCTTAAAGCGGCTGGAAAGAAAGCTGGAAGAGGATGGGGATCAGACCTTGGCAAATAAAATCAGCATGTATGTTTTAAAGCAGTTTTATCTTGTGCCTTATGACAGGGACCAGGATTTTTTCGATCAGTTTGGCAAAAGGCTTGAAGCTAGTTCTTTCTTATGA
- the pyrF gene encoding orotidine-5'-phosphate decarboxylase — protein sequence MIRQLIDKIQKTKAPICVGLDPMLNYIPEHVIKKAFEEFGETLEGAAEAIWQFNKEIVDHVYDLIPSVKPQIAMYEQFGIEGLKAYTKTVNYCQEKGLFVIGDAKRGDIGSTSAAYATAHIGQVKVGNKSYSAFGTDFLTVNPYLGTDGVKPFVDVCKEEDKGLFVLVKTSNPSSGEFQDQLIDGRPLYELVAEKVVEWGADCMEGAYSNVGAVVGATYPEMSRILRKLMPNTYFLVPGYGAQGGTAEDLKPCFNEDGLGAIVNSSRGIIAAYKSENYARFGVEHFGEASRQAVIDMVTDINRVL from the coding sequence ATGATCAGGCAGTTAATAGACAAAATTCAGAAAACAAAAGCCCCAATCTGCGTAGGTTTGGACCCCATGTTAAACTATATACCAGAGCATGTTATAAAAAAGGCATTTGAAGAATTCGGTGAAACCTTAGAAGGCGCTGCGGAAGCTATTTGGCAGTTCAATAAAGAAATTGTTGATCATGTTTATGATCTGATCCCATCCGTTAAGCCACAGATTGCCATGTACGAGCAGTTTGGCATCGAAGGCTTGAAAGCGTATACAAAGACTGTTAATTATTGCCAGGAAAAGGGGCTTTTCGTCATTGGAGATGCTAAGAGAGGAGATATTGGTTCCACATCAGCCGCTTATGCTACAGCACATATCGGTCAGGTGAAGGTTGGAAACAAAAGTTATTCTGCTTTCGGTACAGATTTCCTTACGGTCAATCCATATTTGGGGACCGATGGCGTAAAGCCCTTTGTGGATGTATGCAAGGAAGAAGACAAGGGCCTTTTCGTTCTGGTGAAAACCTCTAATCCTTCCAGCGGGGAATTCCAGGATCAGCTGATTGACGGAAGGCCGCTGTATGAACTGGTTGCAGAAAAGGTTGTGGAATGGGGAGCAGACTGTATGGAAGGCGCTTACAGCAATGTGGGAGCCGTTGTGGGGGCCACCTATCCGGAGATGAGCAGGATTCTCCGCAAACTGATGCCAAACACCTATTTCCTGGTTCCGGGATACGGCGCCCAGGGAGGAACGGCAGAGGATCTTAAGCCATGCTTTAACGAGGACGGCCTGGGAGCTATTGTAAACTCCTCCAGGGGAATTATTGCAGCCTATAAATCTGAAAACTACGCCCGGTTTGGTGTAGAGCATTTCGGTGAAGCCTCCAGACAGGCGGTTATTGACATGGTCACCGATATCAACAGGGTATTATAG
- a CDS encoding dihydroorotate dehydrogenase electron transfer subunit, with amino-acid sequence MAKVKDIAVVASQTRLGDDVYSMWIKTKDITAQAEPGQFVDLYTKDGAKLLPRPISICETDKDKGLLRLVYRVVGGGTEEFSHYKEGDTIEVLGPLGNGFPLEAGTKGKKAFLIGGGIGIPPMLELAKHLPCEKQVVLGYRDALFLNEEFSPYGDTYIATEDGSTGTKGNVLDAIREQGLKGDVIFACGPTPMLKAIKAYALENEIECYLSLEEKMACGIGACLACVCKSKSVDEHSMVHNKRICKDGPVFKAEEVEF; translated from the coding sequence ATGGCAAAGGTAAAGGATATTGCAGTGGTTGCCAGCCAGACACGGCTGGGAGATGATGTATACAGTATGTGGATTAAAACAAAGGATATCACTGCCCAGGCAGAGCCGGGACAGTTTGTTGACCTATATACAAAGGATGGAGCAAAGCTTTTGCCCCGCCCCATCAGCATTTGCGAGACAGATAAGGACAAGGGACTTTTAAGGCTGGTGTACCGGGTAGTAGGGGGCGGAACGGAAGAGTTCTCCCATTACAAGGAAGGTGATACCATAGAGGTCCTGGGACCTTTGGGCAATGGATTTCCCCTGGAAGCCGGTACAAAAGGGAAAAAGGCATTTTTGATCGGCGGCGGAATCGGAATTCCACCTATGCTGGAACTGGCAAAGCATTTGCCTTGTGAGAAACAGGTGGTACTTGGATACCGGGATGCTCTGTTTTTAAATGAAGAGTTTTCTCCATATGGAGACACTTATATTGCAACAGAGGACGGAAGTACCGGAACGAAGGGCAATGTTTTAGATGCAATCCGGGAACAGGGCTTAAAAGGCGATGTGATCTTTGCCTGCGGTCCTACCCCCATGCTGAAGGCTATTAAGGCTTATGCTCTTGAAAATGAAATAGAATGTTATCTTTCCCTGGAGGAAAAGATGGCCTGCGGCATTGGGGCCTGTCTCGCCTGCGTATGCAAAAGCAAGTCAGTGGACGAGCATTCCATGGTTCACAATAAGCGTATCTGTAAGGATGGTCCGGTATTTAAGGCTGAGGAGGTAGAATTTTAG